The following proteins are encoded in a genomic region of Musa acuminata AAA Group cultivar baxijiao chromosome BXJ2-11, Cavendish_Baxijiao_AAA, whole genome shotgun sequence:
- the LOC135626280 gene encoding endoglucanase 8-like, protein MATMRVGFCCVFLMLVAVRMPSATAGGWPPPNYADALTKCLLFYEGQRSGKLPPTQRLTWRKDSALTDGQEAGVDLVGGYYDAGDNVKFGLPMAFTGTMLAWSIIEFSAELGPELVHAHEALRWLTDYLLKATAQPNRIFVQVGDPDSDHNCWERPDDMDTPRPVYQVNQTHPGSEVAGETAAALAAASIVFRSSDPAYAATLLSRAQAVYDFGNTYQGSYNSLGNAVCPFYCDYNGYQDELVWGAAWLNRATISTLYQSHIIHGIKQMELEENVSDLEFGWDAKNAGNYLLLFLQHKTDGEYGRPVEEFACAMMPQSHSNYIKYTPGGLIYATPGCNMQDVTGFSFLLLLYARYLTNVSRTLTCGGSQYPPSALIDVARSQVNYLLGQNPFNMSYMVGYGTKFPQKIHHRGSTLPSMDQHPQHLLCGDGTPYFDSNESNPNLLIGAVVGGPNDGTDNFVDSRYWPNQTEPTTYVNAPLVGLLAYFSKN, encoded by the exons ATGGCAACGATGAGAGTAGGGTTTTGTTGTGTGTTCTTGATGTTGGTGGCGGTGAGGATGCCATCTGCCACCGCAGGCGGATGGCCACCCCCCAACTACGCAGACGCACTCACCAAGTGCTTGCTGTTCTACGAAGGGCAGCGATCCGGAAAGCTTCCACCCACGCAAAGGCTCACCTGGAGAAAGGACTCAGCTTTAACCGATGGTCAAGAGGCTGGT GTTGATCTGGTGGGCGGGTACTACGACGCCGGCGACAACGTGAAGTTTGGCTTACCCATGGCGTTTACAGGCACCATGTTGGCGTGGAGCATCATCGAGTTCTCGGCGGAGTTGGGACCGGAGTTGGTACACGCTCATGAGGCCTTGCGATGGCTTACGGACTACTTGCTGAAAGCCACCGCCCAACCCAACAGGATCTTCGTCCAAGTAGGCGACCCTGACAGCGACCACAACTGCTGGGAGAGGCCCGATGACATGGACACCCCTCGGCCAGTCTACCAAGTTAACCAAACCCACCCGGGCTCCGAGGTCGCCGGCGAGACCGCCGCTGCACTGGCGGCCGCCTCCATCGTTTTCAGATCATCCGATCCTGCCTATGCCGCCACCCTTCTGTCAAGAGCACAGGCG GTCTACGATTTCGGTAACACATACCAGGGTTCGTACAATAGCCTTGGCAATGCGGTGTGCCCCTTCTACTGCGATTACAATGGCTATCAG GATGAGCTGGTGTGGGGAGCAGCATGGCTGAACAGAGCTACCATTAGCACACTGTATCAGAGCCATATCATCCATGGCATTAAGCAGATGGAGCTCGAGGAAAATGTCTCCGACTTGGAATTCGGATGGGATGCTAAGAATGCCGGAAACTACCTGCTTCTCTTCCTTCAGCATAAG ACTGATGGTGAGTACGGTAGACCGGTCGAGGAGTTTGCATGTGCAATGATGCCACAATCTCACTCCAACTACATCAAATACACTCCGG GGGGTCTCATCTACGCGACGCCAGGGTGCAACATGCAAGACGTGACGggtttctcttttcttctcctcctgtATGCTCGGTATCTCACGAACGTCTCGCGAACTCTCACCTGTGGCGGCTCTCAGTATCCGCCCTCAGCTCTCATAGACGTCGCCAGAAGTCAG GTGAACTATCTCCTCGGACAAAACCCATTCAACATGTCGTATATGGTGGGGTACGGCACAAAGTTTCCTCAAAAGATACACCACAGAGGATCGACTCTTCCCTCGATGGATCAGCACCCGCAGCATCTGTTGTGTGGAGACGGGACGCCCTACTTCGACAGCAACGAATCCAACCCCAACTTGCTTATCGGAGCGGTCGTCGGCGGGCCGAACGATGGAACCGATAACTTCGTGGACTCGAGATATTGGCCGAACCAAACCGAACCCACCACTTACGTCAATGCTCCCTTGGTGGGTCTCTTGGCTTACTTCAGCAAAAATTGA